In Pyrus communis chromosome 8, drPyrComm1.1, whole genome shotgun sequence, one genomic interval encodes:
- the LOC137741445 gene encoding chitinase 2-like, which produces MAVPMLKLVITLFFLLALLTSHIQAGPGNSDLFREYIGAEFNNVKFSDVPINPNVEFHFILSFAIDYDPSGSSPTNGKFNVFWDSDNLSPSQVSSIKNQHSNVKVALSLGGDSVNSGFAYFNPSSIDSWVSNAVSSLTSIIQQYNLDGIDIDYEHFQADPDTFSECIGRLITTLKNNGVISFASIAPFDDDEVQGHYLALWKSYGHLIDYVNFQFYAYDQSTTVSQFINYFNTQSSNYNGGQVLASFISDGSGGLSPENGFFKACQRLRSEGKLGGIFVWSADDSKKLGLRYEKQSEALLANN; this is translated from the coding sequence ATGGCAGTTCCAATGCTTAAGCTCGTCATTACCCTTTTCTTTCTGCTAGCCCTCCTCACATCCCATATCCAAGCCGGCCCGGGAAACTCCGATCTCTTTCGCGAATACATAGGAGCCGAATTCAATAACGTCAAATTTTCGGATGTCCCCATAAACCCTAATGTAGAATTCCACTTCATTCTCTCCTTTGCCATAGACTATGACCCCTCAGGCTCCTCTCCCACCAACGGAAAATTCAATGTCTTTTGGGACTCCGACAACCTCAGCCCTTCCCAAGTTTCCTCCATCAAAAACCAACATTCTAATGTCAAAGTTGCCTTGAGCTTAGGAGGAGATAGTGTCAATAGTGGCTTTGCCTACTTCAACCCTTCATCGATTGATTCGTGGGTTTCAAATGCTGTTTCTTCACTCACAAGCATCATCCAGCAGTACAACTTGGACGGAATCGACATTGATTACGAGCACTTTCAGGCAGACCCCGATACATTTTCCGAGTGCATTGGAAGGCTTATAACAACCCTAAAGAACAATGGAGTGATCTCATTTGCTTCTATTGCTCCGTTTGACGACGATGAAGTTCAGGGCCACTACTTGGCCTTGTGGAAGAGCTATGGCCATTTGATTGACTATGTCAATTTCCAATTTTATGCCTACGATCAGAGCACCACGGTGTCTCAGTTCATCAACTATTTCAACACTCAGAGCTCCAATTACAATGGCGGACAGGTCTTGGCAAGCTTTATCAGTGATGGGAGTGGCGGATTGTCGCCGGAGAATGGGTTTTTTAAAGCCTGCCAGAGGCTCAGGAGTGAGGGAAAACTCGGTGGAATCTTTGTTTGGTCAGCTGATGATTCCAAGAAACTTGGTCTCCGCTACGAAAAGCAATCGGAAGCTCTCTTGGCCAATAATTAG
- the LOC137742491 gene encoding uncharacterized protein: MAIEKNNFKVSRLDSEFSPSSRKSMSSDEDELQQRNSAAESDDDDEFNDADSGAGSDDFDLLELGETGVEFCQVGNQTCSIPFELYDLPSLEDLLSVDVWNECLSEEEQFGLTKYLPDMDQETFMITLKELFTGCNFHFGSPVKQLFNMLKGGLCEPRVALYREGLDFFQKRQHYNLLRKHQNSMVSNLCQIRNAWLNCKGYSIEERLRVLNIMRIQKSLMGEKIEDMEADSSERESGEGLRSNKIKDRKTAQKMARYSVYGVDTSVELASKGRSSAMELAKYGKQNPKGILKLAGSKTPSAKELANHSGPYSSAVALPRQHKAVGDDAGAALRIRDQFIIGDDVEDAAYGFDIQRDRNVSRGSSMDRSGVFKVGKNHDLSRGDELNTDSLMRLPLSSKADVYAYGRNRSANLLSEANVLTEKPPNLRAPYEFGKKAKYPENIHQFTVGDQMKSLKARFPQPPLRGDRADLSERAEPFWHKRTEGDTFSMDSPLRSDDWNARSKKWKLGRESPDLNHKSYRASPPQMNARFISSEFRAKPLQEKMRDKRMQNGVSEIAALKGNRMFVKNEDTESDSSEQFDDDEDSNPLLRRKLAYPSGAMETSPSSLLNPTLEAKRAKYARKELKESFQALDGINYSSKMGGFAEHGHMRNRENYSSKAKQKGKMRDNSPLHNSSTRAFEERYIPGLSKFNDEGDDYDEQKQIYKLGKNAQFQGEAGESLHTPSWKVYTGRQKREVGHDHSVPESRYFVDEEDDSLGMRFLGNGGGRGNIRKKDQNIEEYVSDRHERIEVPLLGCNMMAKKRQGKEDVSDTGRGDEDGDLQSNHKQLIVDSSSLKKKAKRKLENETVSSDVEISEQPITEMGATDMEPETRPQKKPFTPITPTVHTGFSFSIIHLLSAVRLAMITPVPEGTVGESADEPNKTHEGAVNGVLSCEKADVSNSELAGEMNMPSLTVQDIVNRVSLNPGDPCILETQEPLQDLVRGVLRIFSSKTAPLGAKGWKTLVAFEKATKSWSWTGPVSQSSSDHDANEEVIFPEAWGLPHKMLVKLVDSFANWLKCGQDTIQQIGILPAPPLELMQLNLDEKERFRDLRAQKSLNTISPSSEVVRAYFRKEEVLRYSIPDRAFSYTAADGKKSIVAPLRRCGGKPTSKARDHFMLKRDRPPHVTILCLVRDAAARLPGSIGTRADVCTLIRDSQYIVEDVSDAQVNQVVSGALDRLHYERDPCVQFDGERKLWVYLHREREEEDFEDDGTSSTKKWKRQKKDAGDLPDQGAVTVAYHGTEEQTGYEMCSDLNVEPSCLDDMQQDVEDNTDTNNGSEQDEMRQGNPMLWEGHGLNPMCENKLLCQENSTNEDFDDETFGRERTVGLLSASLL; this comes from the coding sequence ATGGCaattgagaagaacaacttcaaGGTTTCGAGACTTGATTCGGAGTTTTCTCCCAGTAGTAGGAAGAGTATGTCTAGTGATGAGGATGAGCTACAACAGCGTAACTCTGCTGCAGAATCGGATGACGATGATGAATTTAATGATGCGGACTCGGGAGCGGGGTCTGATGACTTTGATTTGTTGGAATTGGGAGAAACTGGTGTGGAGTTTTGCCAAGTTGGGAACCAGACTTGTAGCATTCCTTTTGAGCTGTATGATCTTCCAAGCCTTGAAGATTTATTGTCAGTGGATGTATGGAATGAGTGCTTGAGTGAGGAGGAGCAGTTTGGCCTCACTAAGTATCTGCCTGATATGGACCAGGAGACCTTTATGATTACCTTGAAAGAGCTTTTTACGGGTTGCAACTTTCATTTTGGGAGCCCTGTTAAGCAGTTGTTCAATATGTTGAAGGGAGGTTTGTGTGAACCAAGAGTTGCTCTTTACCGGGAGGGTTTGGATTTCTTTCAGAAGCGGCAGCACTACAATCTTTTGAGGAAGCATCAGAACAGTATGGTTAGTAATCTCTGTCAAATAAGAAAtgcttggcttaattgcaagggATATAGTATTGAGGAGAGGCTCCGGGTGCTGAATATTATGAGAATCCAAAAGAGTTTGATGGGTGAGAAGATAGAGGATATGGAGGCTGACTCATCAGAAAGAGAGTCGGGTGAAGGTTTACggagcaacaaaatcaaggacaggaaaactgcacagaaaatggctCGTTATTCTGTATATGGGGTGGATACAAGTGTGGAACTTGCATCAAAAGGGCGGTCGTCAGCTATGGAATTGGCAAAATATGGGAAGCAGAATCCGAAAGGTATACTGAAGTTGGCTGGGTCCAAGACTCCTTCAGCAAAAGAGCTAGCAAACCATTCAGGACCATACAGTTCAGCCGTAGCTCTTCCTCGGCAGCATAAAGCAGTAGGGGATGATGCTGGGGCAGCACTCAGAATAAGGGATCAATTTATAATTGGTGATGATGTTGAAGACGCAGCATATGGATTTGACATTCAGCGAGATAGAAATGTGTCTCGTGGTAGCAGTATGGATAGGTCTGGTGTTTTCAAAGTGGGAAAGAATCATGACCTTTCAAGAGGTGATGAATTAAACACTGACAGTTTGATGCGTCTGCCTCTCTCCTCAAAGGCTGACGTTTATGCCTATGGTAGGAACCGCAGTGCAAACCTTTTGTCAGAGGCAAATGTTTTAACAGAAAAGCCTCCTAACTTGAGAGCTCCCTATGAATTTGGTAAAAAGGCCAAGTATCCAGAAAATATTCATCAATTCACAGTTGGGGATCAGATGAAGTCCTTGAAAGCCAGATTTCCACAGCCTCCGCTCAGAGGAGATCGAGCTGACTTATCAGAACGTGCAGAACCATTCTGGCATAAAAGGACTGAAGGGGATACTTTTTCTATGGATTCTCCCTTAAGATCGGATGATTGGAATGCTAGGAGCAAGAAATGGAAGTTAGGGAGGGAGTCTCCTGATCTTAATCACAAATCATATAGAGCTTCCCCACCACAGATGAATGCTAGGTTTATATCTTCTGAATTTAGAGCAAAACCATTGCAAGAGAAGATGAGAGACAAGAGAATGCAAAATGGAGTATCAGAAATTGCAGCATTGAAAGGTAATAGAATGTTTGTAAAAAATGAAGATACAGAATCAGACTCATCGGAGCAATTTGACGACGATGAGGATAGCAACCCTTTGTTGAGGAGGAAGCTGGCTTATCCCAGTGGTGCTATGGAAACTTCTCCATCTTCTTTGTTGAATCCCACTCTAGAAGCAAAAAGGGCCAAATATGCGAGGAAAGAGCTGAAGGAGAGTTTCCAGGCTCTTGATGGGATCAATTACTCCAGTAAGATGGGTGGTTTTGCTGAACATGGACATATGCGTAATCGAGAGAACTATTCTtccaaagcaaaacaaaagggTAAGATGCGAGACAATAGTCCCTTACATAACTCTTCGACTAGAGCTTTCGAAGAGCGTTATATCCCGGGCTTGAGTAAATTTAATGATGAAGGTGATGATTATGATGAACAGAAACAAATCTACAAATTGGGCAAGAATGCCCAATTTCAAGGGGAAGCTGGTGAAAGTTTGCACACACCCTCATGGAAGGTCTACACTGGAAGGCAGAAAAGAGAAGTTGGCCATGATCATTCTGTGCCAGAGTCTCGCTATTTTGTTGACGAGGAGGATGATTCGCTTGGAATGCGGTTCCTAGGGAATGGTGGTGGACGGGGTAATATCAGGAAGAAAgatcagaacattgaagaatATGTGAGTGATCGCCATGAAAGAATTGAGGTCCCATTATTGGGGTGCAACATGATGGCAAAGAAGCGGCAAGGGAAGGAGGATGTGTCCGATACTGGTAGAGGAGATGAAGATGGCGACCTCCAGTCTAACCATAAACAGCTCATTGTTGATTCCAGTTCCTTGAAAAAAAAGGCAAAGAGGAAGCTAGAGAATGAGACTGTTAGTTCAGATGTAGAAATTTCTGAGCAACCAATTACAGAAATGGGAGCAACAGATATGGAGCCGGAAACCAGGCCCCAGAAAAAGCCATTTACTCCAATTACACCTACAGTTCATACTGGTTTCTCATTCTCGATTATACATCTTCTTTCAGCTGTTCGCTTGGCAATGATCACTCCAGTCCCAGAAGGTACTGTTGGGGAATCTGCGGATGAGCCAAACAAAACTCACGAGGGTGCTGTCAATGGGGTTCTTTCTTGTGAAAAGGCAGATGTCAGTAACTCAGAGCTTGCTGGAGAAATGAATATGCCTTCTCTAACGGTTCAGGACATTGTGAACCGTGTTAGCTTGAATCCAGGAGATCCTTGTATTCTTGAGACACAAGAGCCACTTCAGGATCTTGTGAGAGGAGTTCTAAGGATCTTTTCATCAAAAACAGCACCTTTAGGAGCAAAGGGTTGGAAGACACTGGTTGCCTTTGAAAAAGCTACAAAAAGCTGGTCGTGGACTGGTCCAGTTTCTCAGAGTTCATCAGATCACGACGCCAACGAGGAGGTGATATTTCCTGAAGCATGGGGTCTTCCGCACAAAATGCTTGTCAAGCTGGTGGATTCGTTTGCAAATTGGCTCAAATGTGGGCAAGATACCATTCAACAAATTGGAATTCTTCCGGCACCGCCCTTGGAGTTGATGCAGCTCAACCTGGATGAGAAAGAAAGGTTCAGGGATTTAAGAGCTCAAAAGAGTCTTAACACCATTAGCCCAAGTTCCGAAGTAGTGAGGGCTTATTTCCGTAAGGAGGAGGTTCTCAGGTATTCAATTCCAGACAGGGCCTTCTCTTACACAGCAGCAGATGGTAAAAAATCCATTGTTGCCCCATTGAGAAGGTGCGGTGGTAAGCCAACATCAAAAGCCCGAGATCACTTTATGTTGAAACGTGATCGACCACCGCATGTTACAATTCTTTGTCTTGTGAGAGATGCAGCTGCAAGGTTGCCTGGAAGTATTGGCACCAGAGCAGATGTTTGCACTTTGATAAGAGATTCTCAATACATTGTTGAAGATGTTTCTGATGCACAAGTTAATCAAGTTGTTAGTGGAGCCTTGGATCGGTTGCATTATGAGCGTGATCCATGTGTGCAATTTGATGGGGAAAGGAAATTATGGGTCTATTTACatagagaaagagaagaagaagattttgaGGATGATGGTACTTCATCTACAAAGAAATGGAAGAGGCAGAAAAAGGATGCTGGCGATCTACCTGACCAAGGAGCAGTGACTGTAGCTTATCATGGGACTGAGGAACAAACTGGGTATGAGATGTGCTCCGATCTCAATGTTGAGCCATCATGTTTGGATGATATGCAACAAGATGTGGAGGATAATACTGATACCAATAACGGGTCTGAACAAGATGAAATGCGCCAAGGCAATCCAATGCTTTGGGAGGGTCATGGCTTGAATCCAATGTGTGAAAACAAATTGCTGTGTCAGGAAAATTCCACAAATGAAGATTTTGATGATGAAACGTTTGGGAGAGAAAGGACAGTTGGGCTCTTGAGTGCAAGCTTATTGTGA
- the LOC137741710 gene encoding kinesin-like protein KIN-5D, whose amino-acid sequence MDSSQSQQRRGGLVSLSPSQTPKSSDKSVRDLRSGDSNSTNRHEKEKGVNVQVLVRCRPLSEDEVRVHTPVVISCNEGRREVAAIQNIANKQIDRTFAFDKVFGPASQQKELYDQAVSPIVNEVLEGYNCTIFAYGQTGTGKTYTMEGGARKKNGEFPSDAGVIPRAVKQIFDILEAQVAEYSMKVTFLELYNEEISDLLAPDENTKFVDDKSKKPIALMEDGKGGVFVRGLEEEIVCTANEIYKILEKGSAKRRTAETLLNKQSSRSHSIFSITIHIKECTPEGEEMIKCGKLNLVDLAGSENISRSGAREGRAREAGEINKSLLTLGRVINALVEHSGHVPYRDSKLTRLLRDSLGGKTKTCIIATVSPSIHCLEETLSTLDYAHRAKNIKNKPEVNQKMMKSALIKDLYSEIDRLKQEVYAAREKNGIYIPRDRYLSEEAEKKAMAEKIERMELDSDSKDKQLLELQELYSSQQLLAVELSDKLEKTETKLEETGHALYDLEDKHRQANATIKEKEFLIVNLLKSEKSLVGRAFELRAELENAASDVSSLFAKIERKDKIEDGNRILVQKFQSQLTQQLEVLHKTVAVAVTQQEQQLKDMEEDMQSFVSTKAEATEELRGRLGKLKNMYGSGIKALDGIAGDLEGNSQSTFSHLNSEVSNHSSALEDLFKGIASEADALLNDLQGNLHNQEEKLNAFAQQQREAHARAVETARSVSKVTVDFFKTLDLHASNLTQIVEEAQTVNDKKLSQLEEKFEECAANEERQLLEKVAELLASSNARKKKLVQTAVNDLRESATSRTNKIQKEMSTMQDSTSSIKTKWTFHMEKTESHYLEDTTAVECGKKDMEEVLQNCLKQASVGAEQWKKAQESLLNLEKRNVASVDSIVRRGTEVNQTLRDRFSSSVSAALEDVDIADKNLLSSIDHSLQLDHEACGNLNSMIVPCCGDLRELKGGHYHNIVEITENAGKFLLDEYVVDEPSCSTPRKRSFNLPSVASIEELRTPAFEELLRLFWDERSAKQQANGDLKHVTGAYEAAQSIRDSRVPLTAIN is encoded by the exons ATGGATTCCTCGCAGTCCCAACAGAGAAGAGGAGGATTGGTATCACTATCACCGTCACAGACGCCAAAGTCGAGCGACAAGTCGGTGCGAGATCTGCGATCTGGGGATTCGAATTCGACAAACAGGCATGAGAAGGAAAAGGGTGTCAATGTGCAGGTCCTTGTGCGTTGCAG GCCATTGAGTGAAGACGAAGTGAGGGTGCATACGCCGGTCGTGATTTCTTGCAATGAGGGTAGAAGGGAAGTTGCTGCAATTCAGAATATAGCTAACAAGCAGATTGATAGAACCTTTGCGTTTGACAAG GTCTTCGGTCCAGCATCCCAACAGAAGGAACTGTATGACCAGGCTGTCTCTCCTATCGTAAATGAAGTGCTTGAGGGATATAACTGCACAATCTTTGCCTATGGTCAGACAGGGACGGGGAAAACATACACAATGGAGGGAGGAGCAAGAAAGAAG AATGGGGAGTTTCCTAGTGATGCGGGTGTTATCCCAAGAGCCGTTAAACAAATTTTTGACATATTGGAAGCTCAGGTTGCTGAATATAGCATGAAAGTCACATTTTTAGAGCTGTACAATGAGGAGATAAGTGATCTTTTGGCCCCTGATGAGAACACAAAATTTGTAGATgacaaatcaaagaaacccaTAGCTCTCATGGAAGATGGAAAGGGTGGTGTTTTTGTAAGAGGCTTGGAAGAAGAGATAGTGTGCACAGCAAATGAAATTTACAAAATCTTGGAGAAGGGATCCGCAAAAAGGCGAACAGCTGAGACTCTTCTCAACAAGCAAAGCAGCCGTTCACACTCAATATTTTCCATCACAATCCACATTAAGGAATGTACTCCAGAGGGTGAAGAAATGATCAAGTGTGGGAAGCTGAATCTTGTCGATCTCGCTGGTTCTGAGAACATTTCTCGCTCTGGTGCGAGAGAG GGAAGAGCAAGAGAAGCTGGGGAGATAAATAAGAGCTTACTTACTCTTGGTCGTGTCATTAATGCTTTAGTTGAGCACTCTGGTCATGTTCCATATAG GGATAGTAAACTAACAAGATTACTGAGAGACTCCTTAGGAGGGAAAACAAAGACATGCATAATTGCTACCGTGTCACCTTCCATCCATTGTTTGGAAGAAACACTCAGCACCTTAGACTATGCACACCGtgccaaaaatataaagaacaaaCCAGAG GTCAATCAAAAAATGATGAAGTCTGCTTTGATCAAGGATTTGTATTCTGAGATTGATCGGCTCAAGCAAG AGGTATATGCTGCCAGAGAGAAGAATGGAATCTATATACCACGAGATCGTTATCTTAGTGAAGAAGCAGAGAAGAAG GCAATGGCTGAAAAGATAGAGCGGATGGAACTTGATTCTGATTCCAAAGACAAG CAATTGCTGGAGCTTCAGGAACTTTACAGTTCTCAGCAACTTTTGGCTGTAGAATTGAGTGATAAACTTGAAAAAACTGAG ACAAAGCTTGAGGAAACTGGACATGCGCTGTATGATCTTGAGGACAAGCATCGACAAGCAAATGCGACCATCAAAGAGAAGGAATTTCTGATAGTGAATCTCCTCAAATCGG AGAAATCACTCGTCGGGCGTGCATTTGAGCTGCGAGCAGAGCTAGAGAATGCTGCATCAGATGTGTCCAGTTTATTTGCCAAAATTg AGCGTAAGGACAAAATTGAAGATGGAAACCGGATACTAGTCCAGAAATTTCAGTCCCAATTAACTCAGCAGCTTGAAGTCTTGCATAAGACTGTGGCAGTTGCAGTGACACAACAGGAGCAGCAATTAAAAGATATGGAAGAGGACATGCAGTCCTTTGTATCAACGAAGGCGGAG GCTACTGAAGAACTACGAGGAAGATTAGGAAAGCTTAAAAACATGTATGGTTCTGGTATTAAAGCTCTAGATGGTATAGCTGGGGATCTTGAAGGAAATTCGCAATCAACGTTTTCTCATCTAAACTCTGAAGTTTCTAACCATTCTTCTGCTCTGGAAGAT CTCTTCAAAGGAATTGCTTCAGAAGCTGATGCATTACTCAATGATCTTCAAGGTAATCTTCACAACCAAGAGGAAAAGCTAAATGCATTTGCACAACAACAGCGTGAG GCTCATGCCAGAGCAGTCGAAACTGCACGTTCAGTTTCTAAAGTTACTGTGGACTTTTTCAAAACTCTAGACTTGCATGCATCCAATCTGACCCAAATTGTGGAAGAAGCACAAACTGTCAACGACAAGAAATTGTCTCAACTTGAAGAGAAGTTTGAG GAGTGTGCTGCTAATGAAGAAAGGCAATTGCTAGAGAAAGTGGCAGAGCTGCTGGCAAGTTCAAATGCCAGGAAGAAAAAACTG GTACAAACTGCTGTAAATGATCTTCGAGAGAGTGCAACAAGCAGAACCAACAAAATACAGAAAGAAATGTCAACCATGCAAGATTCAACTTCGTCTATCAAAACCaaatggacatttcacatggaAAAAACAGAATCCCATTACCTTGAAGACACAACGGCTGTGGAATGTGGAAAGAAAGACATGGAGGAGGTTCTACAGAATTG TTTGAAGCAGGCATCAGTGGGTGCAGAACAGTGGAAGAAAGCTCAGGAGTCCTTGCTCAATCTAGAAAAGAGAAATGTTGCTTCTGTGGACTCCATTGTTAG GAGGGGAACGGAAGTCAATCAAACCTTACGTGATAGGTTCTCCTCGTCTGTGTCAGCTGCACTAGAAGATGTAGACATCGCAGACAAGAATCTCCTTTCCTCCATAGATC ATTCATTACAACTTGACCACGAGGCATGTGGAAATCTAAATTCAATGATTGTTCCATGTTGCGGGGATCTGAGAGAACTAAAGGGAGGTCACTACCACAATATTGTTGAAATCACCGAAAATGCAGGAAAATTTCTTCTGGATGAATACGTG GTGGACGAACCATCATGTTCCACGCCAAGAAAGAGGTCATTCAATCTTCCAAGCGTTGCATCCATTGAAGAACTCAGGACTCCAGCTTTTGAGGAATTGTTGAGGTTATTCTGGGATGAAAGATCGGCGAAACAGCAAGCAAATGGAGACCTAAAACACGTCACAGGGGCGTACGAGGCTGCTCAATCCATTAGAGACTCCAGAGTTCCTCTCACTGCTATTAACTAA